In Candidatus Methylomirabilota bacterium, a single window of DNA contains:
- a CDS encoding urea carboxylase-associated family protein, which yields MKVLRQDTVPPAGHFAAELKRNQVLRIVDAEGQQVADLVCFKLDRLQEKLSVMNTISLNRQVFPRIGYLLFSDEATPLLTIIDDTCGVHDMLAGACSRFTNERRYGVKDTRNCRDNLAEALKPWGIGDKDVPFNMNVFMNCPIGPDGSWSIQAPKSRAGDHIDFRAETDVLVAFSNCPQIHNACNAFRLKPLDAVIYEYAPHP from the coding sequence GTGAAGGTGCTGCGGCAAGACACGGTCCCTCCGGCGGGACACTTCGCGGCGGAGCTCAAGCGCAACCAGGTTCTCCGCATCGTCGACGCCGAGGGCCAGCAGGTCGCCGACCTGGTCTGCTTCAAGCTCGACCGCCTCCAGGAAAAGCTCTCGGTCATGAACACGATCAGCCTGAACCGCCAGGTGTTTCCGCGGATCGGCTATCTGCTCTTCTCGGACGAGGCCACGCCGTTGCTCACCATCATCGACGACACCTGCGGCGTCCACGACATGCTGGCGGGCGCCTGCAGCCGCTTCACCAACGAGCGGCGCTACGGGGTGAAGGACACGCGGAACTGCCGGGACAACCTGGCCGAGGCCCTCAAGCCCTGGGGCATTGGCGACAAAGACGTCCCGTTCAACATGAACGTCTTCATGAACTGCCCGATCGGCCCCGACGGCAGCTGGTCCATTCAGGCGCCGAAGAGCAGGGCTGGTGACCACATCGACTTCCGGGCCGAGACCGACGTCCTGGTCGCCTTCTCGAACTGTCCACAGATCCACAACGCGTGCAACGCCTTCCGCCTGAAGCCGCTGGACGCGGTCATCTACGAGTACGCGCCGCACCCATGA